Genomic segment of Sinorhizobium meliloti:
CTTGAACAGGCCTATGAATGTGTTGACGATACCGGGAATGACCAGCTTCAGGGCCTGCGGCAAAACGATGAAGCCCATTTTCTGCCAAAAGCTGAGCCCCAGCGAATCGGCGCCCTCATACTGACCCTTCGGAATTGCCTGCAGACCGCCGCGAACGACTTCAGCCATGTAGGCGGAGGCAAAGAGCGACACACCGATCAGGGCGCGCAGGAACTTGTCGAAGGTGACGCCCTGCGGCAGGAACAGCGGCAGCATGACGCTGGCCATGAACAGGACCGTGATCAATGGAACGCCGCGGATGACTTCGATGAAGACGGTGCACAGCATCTTGATCACCGGCATGTTCGACCGGCGTCCAAGCGCCAGCAGGATGCCGAGCGGCAGCGAAACTGCGATTCCGACGAAGGAGAGGACCAGGGTGACCATCAGGCCGCCCCAGAGCGGCGTTTCGACATAGGTGAGGCCGAACCAGCCGCCGGGCAGGAGGATCGCCGCAAGGATAGGCAGGGCGACCAGCAGCAGAAGTGCGTTCAATCCCTTGTATGGGATTCTCGGTATCAGCATCGGCACCAGCAGCAACACGAAAAGGATGCCGACGAGTGCCGGACGCCAGCGCTCATCGAGCGGGTAGCGGCCAAAAAGGAACTGGGCGAATTTCGCATTGACGAAAGCCCAGCAGGCGCCGCTCCAGCCTTCCGGCTGCGAGCCGCCTTGCGAGAGCGTGGCACAGACGCCGCGGCCGCCGCCGCTCCAGGCGGCATCGATGAAGAGCCACTGGATTGCGGGCGGCACCAGCCATGCCAGGATAAGCAGGCTGATAATCGTCAGGGCCGTGTCCTTGGGCGTGGCGAACAGATTTTTCCGCAGCCAGGAGACGACACCGCTTTCCAGCGACGGGGCAGGCGAAGCTTCGATCATCGAAGCGCGAACGAAAGAGGCCTGATTCGTGCTCATGATCTCACCTCTCCACCAGCGCCATTCGGGCGTTGTACCAGTTCATGAACAGCGACGTCGCGAGGCTCAGGCTGAGATAGACGATGAGCCAGATGCTTACGATCTCGATTGACTGTCCGGTCTGGTTGAGGATGGTGCCGCCGACGGCGACGAGGTCGGCATAACCGATGGCAACCGCCAGCGAAGAGTTCTTGGTGAGGTTGAGATATTGACTGGTCAGCGGCGGAATGATGATGCGCATCGCCTGCGGCACGACCACGAGGCGCGTCGTCAGCGCCGGGCGTATGCCGAGCGCATGTGCCGCCTCCGTCTGGCCCTTGGAAACGCCGCGGATACCGGCCCGGACGATTTCAGCGATGAAGGCTGCCGTGTAGAAGGAAAGCGCGAGGAACAGCGACATGAACTCCGGTCCGACGACCGAACCGCCCGTGAGGTTGAACTTGCCCGCCACGGGAATGTCGAAGGTGATCGGCGCACCGGTCACGAGAAATGTGACCAGCGGCAGGCCGATGATCAGTCCGAGCACGGTCCACAGGACGGGAAGGCGCTCGCCGGTCGCCAACTGCCGTTGGCGCGCGTAACGGGCAAAGAACACACTTGCGGCGACGGCGATAACAAACGCGAGGAGCGTGTATCCTGCACCCTCTTCGGCAATCGGCCTCGGAAAGGCGACACCGCGATTGCTCAGAAAGATATCGAAGGGCAGGGCAAGCGCATCTCGTGCCTGCGGCAATATCGACAGCACCCCGCTGTACCAGAAGAATATGACGAGCAGCGGCGGGATGTTGCGGAACACCTCGACATAGGCCAGCGAGAGCTTGGCGATGATCCAGTTGTGCGAAAGGCGTCCGATGCCGACGATAAAACCGATGATCGTCGCCGTGATGATTCCGGTAATTGCGACGAGCAAAGTGTTGACGAAGCCGACCAGCAAGGCGCGGCCATAGGTGGAATCGCTGGTAAATGAAATCAGCGACTGTCCGACATCGAAGCCGGCGCGGCTTCTAACGAAGTCGTAGCCGGATGCGATGTTCGCGCGTCTCAGGTTGTCGACGGTGTTGTCGACGATCCAGTAGATGAGCGCTGCGAGGATGATGATGGTGATTGCCTGATAGAATATCCCGCGCACCTGAGGATCGTTGATGATCGATCCCGAGGACGTGCTTCGTTCAGGCGCGTTGGTGACGCCGATGGCCATGCAAAGCCTCTTTCCCCTAATCCATCCTTTCGGATGTTCCCGTTATCGGGTTTTTATCGTTGATCGGGGGAACGGCCGCGCCGTCCCCCCTCCATCCGCGTCCGATCAGCGGACCGGCGGTGCGTACTGGAGACCGCCCTTGTTCCAGAGGGCGTTGAGGCCGCGCTCTATCTTCAGCGGGCTGCCTGCGCCGATGTTGCGGTCGAACACTTCGCCGTAGTTTCCGACTGCCTTGACGATATTGACCGCCCATTCGTTGGTGAGGCCGAGGTCCGTGCCGATCTTGCTGTCGGCCTCGACGCCCAGGAAGCGTTGAACGTCGGGGTTCGTCGACTTCTTCATTTCTTCGATATTGGCCTGGGTTATGCCGAACTCTTCGGCCTGTACCAGGGCGTAGTGAACCCAGCTGACGATGTCGAACCACTGATCGTCACCCTGGCGGACCGCCGGTGCGAGCGGCTCTTTGGAGATGATCTCCGGCAGAACGATATGGTCATCGGGCTTCGAGAGGGTGAGGCGCAGCGAATAGAGGCCGGACTGGTCGGTCGTATAGACATCGCAACGGCCGGCGTCGTAGGCAGCGTTCACTTCCTCGAGTTTCTCGAAGACGACCGGATTGTACTGCAGATTGTTCGCCTTGAAGTAGTCGGCAAGGTTGAGCTCGGTCGTCGTGCCCGTCTGCACGCAGACGGCGGCGCCGGAAAGCTCGAGGGCGGACTTCACGTCGAGTTCCTTGCGAACCATGAAGCCCTGGCCGTCGTAATAGTTGACGGGACGGAAGTTGAAGCCGAGCGCGGTGTCGCGGTTGATCGACCAGGTCGTGTTGCGCGCAAGCACGTCGACTTCGCCGGACTGCAGCGCCGGGAAGCGTTCCTTGGCGGAGAGCGGCGTATACTTGACCTTGCTGCCGTCGGCGAAAATCGCAGCCGCAATCGCCTTGCAGTAATCGACGTCGAAACCGCTCCAATTGCCCGAGGCGTCAGGGGCTGCGAAACCGGCGAGGCCGGTATTCACGCCGCACTGGACGAAGCCCTTGGCCTTTACGTCGTCGAGCGTCGCGGCGGATGCCGCATGTGTGCCAATCCCCACGACAGCAGCGCCAACGAGAGCTGTCAGAATTCTTCTTGCCATTTTTTCGAACCTTTTCGGTTGTCGTTTTTCGCGTCTGCACGGTAGCGCGCTCTTGGCGCGTGCAGCCTCAGCCACCCTCCTGGCCTGAGTAAAAACTATCTCATGCTCAAAATCTGGAAGGGTCAAGAGACGTGGCCGATTTTGTGATCTTCCATGTGAAAAACGTGAAGCTCGCCAGAAGTTTAGGCAGGTCCCGCGACGGATTTGCCCGCCATGGATAAAAAACCGCCAGTTGCGCCTCCTTCATGATTCACAGTCGGCCGGCTCGAATTTTTCCTTGACCCGGCCCGTAGCCCGTTCGATGAGTCGGCAGCGAAAATCAACAGCGGATGTTTCAATGGCAGACAACACGAGCGGGCGAGCGGAGCAGGGCATCAATACCCGCCTCGCGCATACCGGCAACAATCCCTCCGACTTCCATGGTTTCGTCAATCCGCCGGTGGTTCACGCTTCCACCGTGCTGTTCCCGAATGCGAGGACGATGGAGACGCGGGCGCAGAAATATACTTACGGTACGCGCGGCACACCGACGACCGACGCGCTTTGCGAGGCCGTGAACGAGCTGGAGGGCGCAGCGGGCACGATCCTCGTTCCTTCCGGGCTAGCTGCGGTCACGGTGCCGTTCCTGGCCTATCTGTCTTCGGGCGACCATGTGCTCATCGTCGATTCGGTCTACTTCCCCACCCGCCATTTCTGCGACACGATGCTCTCCAGGCTCGGCGTCACTGTCGAATATTATGACCCGACGATCGGCGCCGGGATCGAAAACCTGATCAGGCCGAACACGCGGCTGGTGCATACGGAAGCTCCGGGCTCGAATACGTTCGAGATGCAGGATATTCCGGCAATCTCCGCCGCGGCGCACCGGCACGGCTGTATCGTGACGATGGATAACACCTGGGCCACGCCCGTCTACTTCCGGCCCCTCGACCACGGCGTCGACGTTTCGATCCATGCGGCGACCAAATACCCCTCCGGTCACTCGGACGTTCTTCTCGGAACCGTTTCCGCCAATGCGGCCCATTGGCCGGCCCTCAGCGAGGCGATGGTTACGCTCGGCGTCTGCGTTTCGCCGGACGACAGTTATCAGATCCTGCGCGGCCTGCGCACGATGGGCGTCCGCCTGGAGCGCCATCAGGCAAGCGCGCTGGCGATCGCTGAATGGCTCGAGGGCCGTGACGAGGTGGCGCGCGTGCTTCATCCGGCACTGCCGAGCTTTCCCGGACACGAATTGTGGAAGCGCGACTTCGGCGGCGCGAGCGGGATATTCTCCTTCGTGCTCAGGGCTGAACCGGAAGACGGCAAGGCAAAGGCGCATGCCTTCCTGGATGCGCTCTCGTTGTTCGGGCTCGGTTACTCCTGGGGCGGCTTCGAAAGCCTCGCCGTTCACGTGAACCTCTCCGACCGCAAGGTCGCGAAGGCCCCGTCCGAGGGGCCGGTCATCCGGCTGCAGATCGGACTCGAGGATGTACCGGACATCCGCCGGGATATCGAGGCGGGCCTCGCCGCGGCAAACGCCGTCTGAGGTCTGAACGAAGCGACAGGGAGGCGAATAGGCTTCCCTCATCGCGTTCCAACTAAGCGCCGTAGCCGTAAAGCCAGTCGAAATCGGCTGCGAGCGCTTCGGGTTTTCTGAAAGAGAGAACGAAATCGCGCGCGATCCGCACCGGACCTGCTGCGTGGTAGGCGAAGCTGTTGAATGCGGCGCGCTTGCGAACGCGGCCGATCCGCGTTCTGCGTGCGTCTTCATAGCGCGCGAAGGCGGAGGGAAGGTCGGGAGTATCGGCCATACAGCGGGCGAGTTCACGGGCGTCCTCGATGGCCATCGCCGCGCCCTGGGCCGCAAATGGCGTCATGGCATGGGCAGAATCGCCGATGAGAATGGTGTCGCGCCCATTGTGCCAGGCCCCGTCTTCAACCGTGCAGAGCGGCCAGTAGGTCGCCGAGCCGGCGAGACCGAGAAGCGCGCGCAGGTCGGGATGCCAATCCCTGAAGGCCGCCTCGAACTCGCGCCGGCGATCGCCGGATTCGTGCCCCGTCCAGGTTTCGCCCGACGCCTTTCCGGCAACGATCGCGACGAGGTTGAAGCCGTCGATCTTTCTGATCGGATAGGCGACGAGATGGGCCTTCGGCGCGAGGAAGGCGGTGACGCGATCAGGCGACAGGCAGGCGGGCGTCCGGGTGCGTGACAGCGTGAAGCGCCAGGCGACATTGCCCGAAAAACGGACGGTGCCGGCGCCGGGGACAGAGAAGCGTATCCGCGACCAGATACCGTCCGCACCGATGATCGCTGCCGGTGATCGCTTGCTCGCTTCGGTGATGACTGCTCGCGGATCGTCCCCGACGCGATTTCCCAGGTGAAGACGGCAAAGCCGCTCCGCCCGGACCGCATCCAGAAGGATCGTTTGCAGGCTGGCACGATGCAGGACGCCATAGGGAGCGCCCCAGCGCTCGCGGGCGCGTGCGCCGGCAGGCACGCTCGCAAGTGGCCGCAGCGAGCGGCCGTCGGTAAGCGAGATCGCTTCCGGTTCATTCCAGACGCGTTCGAGAGCGGGCAGCAAGCCGAGGTCGATGAGGATGCGCGATGCATTCGGCGAAAGCTGAAGCCCGGCACCGGCCTCCTCCAATGCTTCGGCCTGCTCGAATATATCGGTCCGGAAACCCTGCCGTGCAAGGCAGAGCGCGGCGGTCAGCCCGGCGATGCCGGCACCGACGATCGCAACCGGATCAGCCTTTTGCATGGATGTCGCGCCGTCGCCTGCGCAGGATCAGGCGGCTTTAGTCGTGAAAAGGCAGCCCGGAGGAATCGTTTCCGTCGCCTTCAGGGAAGGATTGTAGCGGTAGAGGGTCGAGCAATAGGAACAGACCTTCTCGTTCTCGTCGCCCATGTCGACGAAGATGTGAGGGTGGTCGAACGGGACGGAAGCACCCGTGCACATGAATTCCTTGACGCCGATCTCGATGACCCGGTGCCCGCCGTCGTTCTGAAAATGGGGGATGCTGTGGCCGGCCATGTCGTACTCCGATATATGCAAGTCTTAGATGTCGATTGGGGTGTCGAATTTGCCGGCACCATAGTGAGCTTTGGCGAAAATGTGTAGCGGCAAACATGCCGCGCTTTATGGTTTTTGAAGCGGTTGGGGTTTCCGGCGGTTGCTTTACCAACTAACGTCCGCGCCGACAGGACAATACCAGGAAAACCAGATGGACTTGAACCCTCCGCCATTTTCCCGCTTCACGCATGACGGACTGGAAATCGCCTATTTCGACGAAGGTGACCCCTCGGGCGACCCGATCCTGCTCATTCACGGCTTTGCATCGAGCGCCAATGTCAACTGGGTGTTTCCCGGATGGCTGAAGACGCTCGGCGACGCCGGATACCGCGTCATCGCGCTCGACAATCGCGGGCACGGGCAAAGCAGCAAACCCCATGATCCCTCGCTCTATCACCCGCCGCAGATGGCGGGGGATGCGGCAGCACTTTTGGTGCATCTCGGCATCGGCGAGGCGCATGTCATGGGTTATTCGATGGGCGCGCGGATCTCGGCATTCCTGGCTTTGCAGCACCCGGATCGCGTCCGTTCGCTGGTATTCGGCGGTCTCGGGATAGGCATGATCACGGGGGTGGGGGAGTGGGATCCGATCGCCGACGCGCTGCTTGCACCTTCTTTGGAGGACGTTACGCACGAGCGGGGCCGGACGTTCCGCGCCTTCGCAGACCAGACGAAAAGCGATCGTCAGGCGCTTGCCGCATGCATATCGACATCGCGCGACCTGCTTACCGCCGACGAGGTGGGCCGCATAGACGTGCCGGTGCTGATCGGTGTCGGGACAAAAGATGACATCGCCGGGTCGGCTGAGGAGCTTGCCGCGCTGATGCAGCATGCCGTGGCACTCGACATTCCCGGGCGCGACCACATGCTGGCGGTCGGCGACCGTGTGTTCAAGAAGGCGGTCCTGGAGTTTCTTGCCGGAGTTGGGTGAGGCCGATCCAGGCGGAAAACCCTGCGCACTTTTCCTCGAGCTGCTCTCGGCCGTGCGACCAACGAGAGGTGAAATCCGGCCAGGCCATTTATGTCGGCGGGGAATTGGCCTATATATGCCCGAACACGACCCCATCTTAAGACGGCAGGCCAAAGACGACCCCGCCGAGGGAACGCCCAGGAAGGAGAGCGACCATGGTCGCCAAGACAGAACTTCGTCATACGGAATCGCTCGAAGCGATCGATCCGATCTGGGATAGCCTGCGCGAGGAGGCGCGGCTGGCGGCCGAGCGCGATCCGATGCTGGCGGCCTTTCTCTATTCGACGGTGGTCAATCAGCATTCCCTGGAAGATTGCGTTATCTACCGGATTTGCGAGAGGCTGGATCATCCCGACCTCCAGGCGAGCCTCCTGCACCAGACCTTTGCCGAGATGCTCGAGGACTGGCCCGAATGGGGCGCCGTCCTGCGCGTGGATATCCAGGCGGTCTACGATCGCGATCCCGCCTGCACGCGCTTCATGGAGCCGGTGCTTTATTTCAAGGGCTTCCATGCCATACAGACGCACCGTCTGGCTCACTGGCTGTGGAGCCGCGGCCGGAGAGACTTTGCGCTCTATCTCCAGAGCCGCTCCTCCAGCGTTTTCCAGACCGACATCAATCCGGCCGCCCGCATCGGGCGCGGTATCTTCCTCGATCATGCAACGGGGCTCGTCGTCGGCGAAACCGCGGTCATCGGCGACAACGTATCTATCTTGCATGGCGTGACGCTTGGCGGCACCGGCAAGGAAGGCAGCGACCGTCATCCGAAGATCGGCAACGGCGTGCTGATCGGCGCCGGCGCAAAGATTCTCGGCAATATCCACATCGGCCACTGCTCACGCGTGGCCGCCGGTTCCGTCGTGCTGAAGGCGGTCCCTCCCAAATCGACGGTTGCCGGTGTGCCGGCGAAGGTCGTCGGCGAGGCCGGCTGTTCCGAGCCGTCGCGTCAGATGGACCAGATCCTGGCGTCGTTCGATATCTGATCAAGGCGCCCGAAGCCCGGCTGTGCCGGGGCATCGACGCTGCGAAAAATCAGTGCACCAATTCAAGGCGTTGCGAGCATTTCTTCGCCTCCCGGCGAACGCTTGGCGCTCTGATGGGTTTACACTGGGCAATGGCCCGTGCAACAAGCGCGGCAAATCAATCGGCTACGGAGAATAGTTTTGAAGCCCGAAGAAATCCGCAAGCTTGAGGCCTATCTTAAGCGCACGTTCAACCAGTCCATGGTCGTCAAGGCTCGCCCGAAGAAGGACGAATCCGCTGAAGTCTATCTCGGCGACGAATTTCTCGGTGTCGTCTTCCGTGACGAAGAGGACGGCGAGCTCTCCTATAATTTCTCGATGGCGATCCTCGACATCGACCTCTGAGAGCAACACGAATCCACCTGGATCCGTGGTAATCGCGCGTTGCAAGACCCGGTACTGAGCAATCAGGCCGGGTTTCCTGTTGTTAAATCATACTTTTCGGAGAAATTTGACTGGAGGCGTCCGTCTTCATCAAGTCGTTGCAAGAACTGTATTTTATTGCAATGCACACTGAACTTGACTTTTTGTGCAGTGCACCTAGACTGGCCGCGTTCCTAGCCGAGCCGTTACAAGGAGACGCCCGATGTTTAACTTCGACGATGCGAACAGGAAGAGCAAGGAAGCGCTCGACGTGGCCGTGAAGAGCTACTCAGCCATGACCAAAGGTTTCCAGGCTATTGCGACCGAAGCGGCCGACTATTCGAAAAAATCCTTCGAGGATGGCGTTGCTCATGTCGAAAAGCTTACCAGTGCCAAAAGCCTCGAAGCAGCGTTCGAGCTTCAGACGAATTATCTGAAGGCAAGCTACGAAGGCTTTTTCGCCGAGGCGACGAAGATCGGTGAGATGTATGCCGACCTCGCCAAGGACGCCTACAAGCCCTATGAGGCGCCGGTTGCCAAGGCAGGCACTGCGGTCAAAACGGCCGCCGCCGCCTGACCATCAGCTTCATCGCTATTGCAGACCAGGCCGGTCGCGGATGCCGCGGCCGGCCTTCGTCCGTTCGTATTCTGCGCGTCTTCAAGACCGCCGACGGGCCTGAAGGCAGCAGGTGCCGGCGAAGAAATTTGATCAATCTTGTGTTTCGCCGTGCGAATATGTTTGCAGTGCGTGGGTTCGGTCTTAAAATCCAAGAACGAACCATTAGATAAAGGCAAGCATGTCGTGGCCGAATGCAAATGGATCCGCGGCTGTAAAGGAATGAACAAGAATGATCGCCATGCCGGTCCGGATGCAGCAGGGAAGCGAAGGAGACGGAGGCGGCCCCAGTCGTGGCACGTCCGTTATCACCCGCACCAAGCCGAAGACCAAGAAGCCGAGTTTGTACCGCGTTCTGCTTTTGAATGACGATTACACACCGATGGAATTCGTCATTCACATCCTCGAGCGCTTCTTTCAGAAGAACCGCGAAGAAGCGACCGTCATAATGCTACATGTCCACAACCACGGCGTTGGAGAATGCGGCGTCTTCACCTACGAGGTCGCCGAAACCAAGGTGACGCAGGTGATGGATTTCGCCAGGCAGCATCAACATCCGTTGCAATGCGTCATGGAAAAGAAATGAGGAACTAACGTGCCAACATTTTCGCCCAGCCTCGAAAAGGCGCTGCATCAGGCACTGACTTTTGCCAACGAGCGCCATCACGAATATGCGACGCTCGAGCACCTGCTGCTGGCATTGATCGATGATGCCGATGCGGCGGCTGTGATGGGCGCGTGCAATGTCAATCTCGACACGCTTCGCAAGACGGTGACCGATTACGTCGACAACGAATTGTCGAACCTCGTCACCGGTTACGACGAGGACTCCAAGCCGACGGCGGGCTTCCAGCGCGTGATCCAGCGAGCCGTCATCCATGTGCAGTCCTCGGGCCGCGAAGAGGTGACGGGCGCCAACGTGCTCGTGGCGATCTTCGCCGAGCGCGAGAGCCATGCTGCCTATTTCCTGCAGGAGCAGGAGATGACGCGGTATGACGCAGTCAATTTCATTTCGCACGGTATAGGCAAGCGGCCGGGAAGCTCCGAGGCGCGGCCGGTGCGCGGGGCGGAAGACCAGGACTCCGAACAGAAGGCTTCGCGCGAGAGCGAGGAGGCGGGCCCGAAGAAGCAGCAGGATGCGCTCACGGCCTATTGCGTGAACCTCAACGAAAAGGCCAAGTCCGGCAAGATCGATCCGTTGATCGGGCGTCACGCCGAAGTCAACCGGACCATTCAGGTGCTTTGCCGCAGGTCCAAGAACAACCCGCTTTACGTGGGCGATCCTGGCGTGGGCAAGACGGCGATCGCCGAGGGCCTTGCCAAGCGCATCGTCGAGAAGAAGGTGCCCGAGGCGTTGCAGGACGCCACGATCTTCGCGCTCGACATGGGAACCCTGCTTGCCGGCACGCGCTATCGCGGCGACTTCGAAGAGCGCCTGAAGCAGGTGGTCAAGGAACTCGAAGATTACCCCGGTGCGGTGCTGTTCATCGACGAGATCCACACGGTCATCGGTGCCGGCGCCACGTCGGGCGGCGCCATGGACGCGTCGAACCTCTTGAAGCCCGCGCTTTCTTCCGGCGCGATCCGCTGCATCGGCTCGACCACCTATAAGGAGTACCGCCAGTTCTTCGAAAAGGACCGGGCTCTTGTTCGCCGCTTCCAGAAGATCGACGTCAACGAACCGACGATCGCGGACACGATCGAGATCATGAAGGGCCTCAAGCCGTATTTCGAGGACTACCACCAGCTGAAATACACCAACGATGCCATCAAGGCGGCGGTGGAGCTTTCGGCTCGCTACATCAATGACCGGAAGCTGCCGGACAAGGCGATCGACGTCATCGACGAGTCCGGTGCCGCGCAGATGCTTTTGCCCGTCAGCAAACGCCGCAAGCTGATCACCGAAAGGGAGATCGAAGCGACCGTCGCAACGATGGCACGCATCCCGCCCAAGACCGTGTCCAAGGACGACGAGGCGGTGCTCGCCAATCTCGAGCAGGAACTGCGTTCCGTCGTTTATGGCCAGGATCTGGCGATCGAGGCGCTCGCCTCGTCGATCAAGCTGGCGCGCGCAGGCCTTCGCGAGCCCAACAAGCCGATCGGCTGCTACGTCTTCTCCGGCCCGACCGGCGTCGGCAAGACGGAAGTGGCGAAGCAACTCGCCACCTCGCTCGGCGTCGAGCTGCTGCGCTTCGACATGTCGGAATATATGGAACGCCACACGGTCTCGCGACTGATCGGCGCGCCTCCCGGCTATGTCGGCTTCGATCAGGGCGGACTCCTGACCGACGGCGTCGACCAGCATCCGCATTGCGTGCTGCTGCTCGACGAAATCGAAAAGGCGCATCCGGATCTCTTCAACATCCTCCTGCAGGTCATGGACCACGGTTCGCTGACCGACCATAACGGCAAGAAGATCGATTTCCGGAACGTCATCCTGATCATGACGACCAATGCCGGCGCGTCCGAC
This window contains:
- a CDS encoding amino acid ABC transporter permease, translated to MSTNQASFVRASMIEASPAPSLESGVVSWLRKNLFATPKDTALTIISLLILAWLVPPAIQWLFIDAAWSGGGRGVCATLSQGGSQPEGWSGACWAFVNAKFAQFLFGRYPLDERWRPALVGILFVLLLVPMLIPRIPYKGLNALLLLVALPILAAILLPGGWFGLTYVETPLWGGLMVTLVLSFVGIAVSLPLGILLALGRRSNMPVIKMLCTVFIEVIRGVPLITVLFMASVMLPLFLPQGVTFDKFLRALIGVSLFASAYMAEVVRGGLQAIPKGQYEGADSLGLSFWQKMGFIVLPQALKLVIPGIVNTFIGLFKDTSLVSIIGMFDLLGIVRLNFSDTNWASAVTPLTGLIFAGFVFWLFCFGMSRYSGFMERLLDRSQR
- a CDS encoding amino acid ABC transporter permease is translated as MAIGVTNAPERSTSSGSIINDPQVRGIFYQAITIIILAALIYWIVDNTVDNLRRANIASGYDFVRSRAGFDVGQSLISFTSDSTYGRALLVGFVNTLLVAITGIITATIIGFIVGIGRLSHNWIIAKLSLAYVEVFRNIPPLLVIFFWYSGVLSILPQARDALALPFDIFLSNRGVAFPRPIAEEGAGYTLLAFVIAVAASVFFARYARQRQLATGERLPVLWTVLGLIIGLPLVTFLVTGAPITFDIPVAGKFNLTGGSVVGPEFMSLFLALSFYTAAFIAEIVRAGIRGVSKGQTEAAHALGIRPALTTRLVVVPQAMRIIIPPLTSQYLNLTKNSSLAVAIGYADLVAVGGTILNQTGQSIEIVSIWLIVYLSLSLATSLFMNWYNARMALVER
- a CDS encoding amino acid ABC transporter substrate-binding protein, encoding MARRILTALVGAAVVGIGTHAASAATLDDVKAKGFVQCGVNTGLAGFAAPDASGNWSGFDVDYCKAIAAAIFADGSKVKYTPLSAKERFPALQSGEVDVLARNTTWSINRDTALGFNFRPVNYYDGQGFMVRKELDVKSALELSGAAVCVQTGTTTELNLADYFKANNLQYNPVVFEKLEEVNAAYDAGRCDVYTTDQSGLYSLRLTLSKPDDHIVLPEIISKEPLAPAVRQGDDQWFDIVSWVHYALVQAEEFGITQANIEEMKKSTNPDVQRFLGVEADSKIGTDLGLTNEWAVNIVKAVGNYGEVFDRNIGAGSPLKIERGLNALWNKGGLQYAPPVR
- a CDS encoding cystathionine beta-lyase, with amino-acid sequence MADNTSGRAEQGINTRLAHTGNNPSDFHGFVNPPVVHASTVLFPNARTMETRAQKYTYGTRGTPTTDALCEAVNELEGAAGTILVPSGLAAVTVPFLAYLSSGDHVLIVDSVYFPTRHFCDTMLSRLGVTVEYYDPTIGAGIENLIRPNTRLVHTEAPGSNTFEMQDIPAISAAAHRHGCIVTMDNTWATPVYFRPLDHGVDVSIHAATKYPSGHSDVLLGTVSANAAHWPALSEAMVTLGVCVSPDDSYQILRGLRTMGVRLERHQASALAIAEWLEGRDEVARVLHPALPSFPGHELWKRDFGGASGIFSFVLRAEPEDGKAKAHAFLDALSLFGLGYSWGGFESLAVHVNLSDRKVAKAPSEGPVIRLQIGLEDVPDIRRDIEAGLAAANAV
- a CDS encoding FAD-dependent monooxygenase, whose protein sequence is MQKADPVAIVGAGIAGLTAALCLARQGFRTDIFEQAEALEEAGAGLQLSPNASRILIDLGLLPALERVWNEPEAISLTDGRSLRPLASVPAGARARERWGAPYGVLHRASLQTILLDAVRAERLCRLHLGNRVGDDPRAVITEASKRSPAAIIGADGIWSRIRFSVPGAGTVRFSGNVAWRFTLSRTRTPACLSPDRVTAFLAPKAHLVAYPIRKIDGFNLVAIVAGKASGETWTGHESGDRRREFEAAFRDWHPDLRALLGLAGSATYWPLCTVEDGAWHNGRDTILIGDSAHAMTPFAAQGAAMAIEDARELARCMADTPDLPSAFARYEDARRTRIGRVRKRAAFNSFAYHAAGPVRIARDFVLSFRKPEALAADFDWLYGYGA
- a CDS encoding zinc-finger domain-containing protein — protein: MAGHSIPHFQNDGGHRVIEIGVKEFMCTGASVPFDHPHIFVDMGDENEKVCSYCSTLYRYNPSLKATETIPPGCLFTTKAA
- a CDS encoding alpha/beta fold hydrolase, coding for MDLNPPPFSRFTHDGLEIAYFDEGDPSGDPILLIHGFASSANVNWVFPGWLKTLGDAGYRVIALDNRGHGQSSKPHDPSLYHPPQMAGDAAALLVHLGIGEAHVMGYSMGARISAFLALQHPDRVRSLVFGGLGIGMITGVGEWDPIADALLAPSLEDVTHERGRTFRAFADQTKSDRQALAACISTSRDLLTADEVGRIDVPVLIGVGTKDDIAGSAEELAALMQHAVALDIPGRDHMLAVGDRVFKKAVLEFLAGVG
- the cysE gene encoding serine O-acetyltransferase, whose protein sequence is MVAKTELRHTESLEAIDPIWDSLREEARLAAERDPMLAAFLYSTVVNQHSLEDCVIYRICERLDHPDLQASLLHQTFAEMLEDWPEWGAVLRVDIQAVYDRDPACTRFMEPVLYFKGFHAIQTHRLAHWLWSRGRRDFALYLQSRSSSVFQTDINPAARIGRGIFLDHATGLVVGETAVIGDNVSILHGVTLGGTGKEGSDRHPKIGNGVLIGAGAKILGNIHIGHCSRVAAGSVVLKAVPPKSTVAGVPAKVVGEAGCSEPSRQMDQILASFDI
- a CDS encoding DUF3126 family protein, translated to MKPEEIRKLEAYLKRTFNQSMVVKARPKKDESAEVYLGDEFLGVVFRDEEDGELSYNFSMAILDIDL
- the phaP2 gene encoding phasin PhaP2, producing MFNFDDANRKSKEALDVAVKSYSAMTKGFQAIATEAADYSKKSFEDGVAHVEKLTSAKSLEAAFELQTNYLKASYEGFFAEATKIGEMYADLAKDAYKPYEAPVAKAGTAVKTAAAA
- the clpS gene encoding ATP-dependent Clp protease adapter ClpS, producing the protein MIAMPVRMQQGSEGDGGGPSRGTSVITRTKPKTKKPSLYRVLLLNDDYTPMEFVIHILERFFQKNREEATVIMLHVHNHGVGECGVFTYEVAETKVTQVMDFARQHQHPLQCVMEKK